The following proteins come from a genomic window of Trichoplusia ni isolate ovarian cell line Hi5 chromosome 16, tn1, whole genome shotgun sequence:
- the LOC113501779 gene encoding nucleoside diphosphate kinase 7-like, translated as MVFDYFEKYTFLCEMYDEDADAVMELVLNFFPFDNSVQVINAKKGKNLLKRVQLPTLRLEMLQIGNIVNIFSKLLLITDCAPATRIKLFNNVQSTFAIIKPVSPSLHGKIITYIMKKGFRIVRMKNGKMSKDFAMDLYRSIAGNSMLPIIIDYVTSGEVIGLELVGPDAIAEWRRCLGATDPADAAPGTLRALYGENKLRNVAHGCNSIEDATKMLELFFGYEKGLPRIPFRATFKNCTCCVIKPHAIIDGNVGAIFEQISISGKFYISATAMFSVKLANAEEFYEVYKGVLPEYEAMCIHLAEGKCIALEVKCTDPSLNCVCEFRKLCGPRDPDLCRQLYPDSIRAQYGKTIVHNAVHCTDLPEDGENEVEYFFKLLAND; from the exons ATG GTGTTTgattactttgaaaaatatacatttttgtgcGAAATGTATGACGAAGATGCAGATGCTGTTATGGAATTGGTCTTGAATTTTTTTCCTTTCGATAATTCCGTTCAagtaataaatgcaaaaaaaggaaaaaatcttttgaaacgAGTTCAACTTCCAACCCTTAGGTTAGAGATGCTACAAATCGGAAATAtcgttaatatattttcaaaactacTACTTATAACGGACTGCGCTCCGGCCACTCGGATAAAGTTGTTTAATAATGTTCAGAG TACTTTCGCAATCATTAAACCTGTATCCCCCAGTTTAcatggaaaaataataacatacataatGAAAAAAGGCTTCCGCATTGTCCGAATGAAAAACGGCAAAATGAGCAAAGATTTTGCTATGGATCTATATCGATCAATTGCCGGAAATAGCATGCTTCC TATTATAATTGACTACGTTACGAGTGGTGAGGTAATAGGGTTGGAGCTGGTCGGCCCGGACGCAATTGCAGAGTGGCGGCGATGTTTGGGCGCCACCGACCCCGCTGACGCAGCGCCTGGCACTCTCCGAGCGTTGTATGGTGAAAACAAGCTCAGAAACGTAGCACATGGTTGTAATTCGATAGAGGATGCTACTAAG ATGCTAGAATTATTCTTTGGATACGAGAAAGGACTGCCGCGAATTCCATTTCGCGCAACATTCAAGAACTGCACTTGCTGTGTTATCAAACCCCATGCGATTATAGATGGAAATGTTGGCGCTATTTTTGAACAGATCTCGATCTCTGGGAAATTTTATATATCGGCCACAGCAATGTTCTCTGTGAAACTTGCTAATGCTGAAGAGTTTTATGAAGTGTATAAAGGAGTGTTACCTGAATATGAg GCTATGTGCATACATCTGGCTGAAGGAAAATGTATAGCATTAGAAGTTAAATGTACTGATCCCAGTCTTAACTGTGTGTGTGAATTCAGAAAACTATGTGGCCCTCGAGATCCG GATCTATGTCGTCAATTGTATCCAGATTCCATAAGAGCTCAATATGGGAAGACTATAGTACATAATGCTGTCCACTGTACTGATTTGCCTGAAGATGGTGAAAATGAAGTAGAATACTTCTTCAAACTTCTAGCCAATGATTGa
- the LOC113501780 gene encoding ARL14 effector protein isoform X1 gives MNEQSAFIINEESHEKIVKEDEEEKRKELKRKKTNARQRAYYQRQKDLKINAGIIKKTVPKSNAERQRKFRQHNAEKSYMYSKLCVRKSKNIYNERGLITVTGKDLCDCLDETCPGCHFPCSKCNSNKCGLECRVNRKWMYDKIEIEGNDFVVKNDYKHK, from the exons ATGAATGAACAAAgtgcatttattattaatgaagaAAGTCACGAAAAAATAGTGAAAGAAGACGA agAAGAAAAGCGTAAAGagctaaaaagaaaaaagactaATGCACGTCAAAGGGCATATTATCAGCGTCAGaaagatttgaaaataaatgcaggaataataaaaaaaacagtaccaAAATCAAATGCTGAACGTCAAAGGAAATTTCGTCAACATAATGCAGAAAAATCATACATGTATAGTAAGTTGTGTGT gcgcaaaagcaaaaatatatataatgaaCGTGGTCTAATAACTGTAACTGGCAAAGATTTATGTGATTGTTTAGATGAGACATGCCCTGGGTGTCACTTTCCATGTTCGAAATGCAATTCCAATAAATGTGGACTTGAATGCAG AGTAAATAGAAAATGGATGTATGACAAAATAGAAATTGAGGGAAatgattttgttgtaaaaaatgattataaacataaataa
- the LOC113501780 gene encoding ARL14 effector protein isoform X2, with protein MLNVKGNFVNIMQKNHTCIEHFNIKRAFAPNAACLLKDGTSPDAILHEKYHKMNFLDNFDPETSARERRKLNRKSYFMKRKSKNIYNERGLITVTGKDLCDCLDETCPGCHFPCSKCNSNKCGLECRVNRKWMYDKIEIEGNDFVVKNDYKHK; from the exons ATGCTGAACGTCAAAGGAAATTTCGTCAACATAATGCAGAAAAATCATACATGTATA gaacattttaatataaaacgagCCTTTGCGCCGAACGCGGCGTGTCTTCTTAAAGATGGGACGTCGCCGGATGCAATCTTACACGA aaaatatcataaaatgaaCTTCTTGGATAACTTCGATCCAGAAACTTCTGCTCGAGAAAGACGCAAGCTAAATCGCAAAAGCTATTTTATGAA gcgcaaaagcaaaaatatatataatgaaCGTGGTCTAATAACTGTAACTGGCAAAGATTTATGTGATTGTTTAGATGAGACATGCCCTGGGTGTCACTTTCCATGTTCGAAATGCAATTCCAATAAATGTGGACTTGAATGCAG AGTAAATAGAAAATGGATGTATGACAAAATAGAAATTGAGGGAAatgattttgttgtaaaaaatgattataaacataaataa
- the LOC113501780 gene encoding ARL14 effector protein-like isoform X3 — MNEQSAFIINEESHEKIVKEDEEEKRKELKRKKTNARQRAYYQRQKDLKINAGIIKKTVPKSNAERQRKFRQHNAEKSYMYNETCPGCHFPCSKCNSNKCGLECRVNRKWMYDKIEIEGNDFVVKNDYKHK; from the exons ATGAATGAACAAAgtgcatttattattaatgaagaAAGTCACGAAAAAATAGTGAAAGAAGACGA agAAGAAAAGCGTAAAGagctaaaaagaaaaaagactaATGCACGTCAAAGGGCATATTATCAGCGTCAGaaagatttgaaaataaatgcaggaataataaaaaaaacagtaccaAAATCAAATGCTGAACGTCAAAGGAAATTTCGTCAACATAATGCAGAAAAATCATACATGTATA ATGAGACATGCCCTGGGTGTCACTTTCCATGTTCGAAATGCAATTCCAATAAATGTGGACTTGAATGCAG AGTAAATAGAAAATGGATGTATGACAAAATAGAAATTGAGGGAAatgattttgttgtaaaaaatgattataaacataaataa
- the LOC113501782 gene encoding DNA-directed RNA polymerases I, II, and III subunit RPABC4, which produces MADTSNKESSVTKVPMIYVCGECHRENEIKPRDPIRCRECGYRIMYKKRTKRLVVFDAR; this is translated from the exons ATGGCTGATACCAGCAATAAAGAATCATCGGTTACCAAAGTGCCCATGATCTACGTTTGTGGAg aatgCCACAGggaaaatgaaattaaaccaaGAGATCCTATCAGATGCAGAGAGTGTGGTTATAGAATTATGTACAAGAAAAGAACAAAACGAT TGGTTGTCTTCGATGCACGTTGA
- the LOC113501752 gene encoding uncharacterized protein LOC113501752 — MPLTQEKRLDSNFSNNNDHNYLHKKFKKMASPISVFPGNPKGGETRHKETIVSTAACSLSISNGSIAASHPEIEKIKKDKQHLEEQDVGKYVQINYNDENSRLSIVNNFVQVTGQTSFTDEFSNKTENLENDLIKEAHIGGVGGRYICPYCKLSCAKPSVLQKHIRAHTNERPYPCVPCGFAFKTKSNLYKHRRSRTHALRLQGADVSVTLNDDDLSGGSESDTSIPPTSVSETGSDVSIVRTENLESNDSSELINDSMQTGMSLSLIENNKSKSIYKPKFRAALYQDRDEKDKVKKSISSNADFLTEHISKIISDNEAIVDVIETPLQKKYGKIKQIAESKQFMTDLTDIKSEPSPLNLTKSNYENESSFRKRSHSESFSQNDHQKHPLNPEGSIIKDLLLKTKMNGLTSVTGELIEGPLFICPLCQIIYRSADNLETHRMYYCKGSISNSHSVGQKDLKSIRPENVFVRSNSVNVRLPETTSNFSRTVNSAKSSPSRIKPDNLIIMKPETSDIVAPLPSPGPLLGNTRLVDTRIPNDCTRKSDSLKVKPIASPKRRIDSRAETYSPRLMENISPRSTDMYPQPKIRCIDANSATLRTIDEMAQHMRHNSTSLQMFGGEVKIVDHSGSTTTLRIEPSKNQLSPILIQQNLSPSKLANDAEASSVVVRSGLHSGGTIMHNPPTPKEVLGTPQPQTPRISISTAPSISNSNLPNIHDITHFQFPPLSAITAFNPLTLPPLSPSSPNGATTIMHGGKLIPHVPGIPGPNTPGLFVGNANTQPKSVINSEGSKSTTQSSREDYQVNSLLNIHSSKGAIIKYETQQFRNKSKSPNLRQTQDEIGTQTPTQDNFNNDVPHYISAVPIIKIKNVDEPNLISKTFISDGPKSILRQDGAVKRNSEGVPRSPLHKENMIYTSQKLKNRDKNGTIVSTRLLEAKSERELRNFNFENLITKAEIYNNQIPSSSEVQKNTNAQETPITVQNERSETSYFQKNVISKPMAEDRKPKFLRPSTLPLKPGTFTPKRHHGITPNANTMPLVSPETPRPAKAYGQLYLNGNAYTYLGLKCSTKVFYCTINRPQPTYVPNQHFLSMYSNWQLLSELTPDPLGLSASSAMSLYDSRHRPQTVAVAVIKQDLVLTHSSQWNKILKDNKQALQELDAKKADENKYPHSDNVTTPKKELTGGFESNEEYTYVRGRGRGRYVCSECGIRCKKPSMLKKHIRTHTDVRPYTCVHCAFSFKTKGNLTKHMKSKAHYKKCCELGINPNEGNDAENGEMAQCSGETDDDTESEGDEGNEGETESSDTEAYKSRLPEHEAAHCLLSLGGSRPTTSATPGLITSARPSTYPYTPTGLENVNMESSQEVLTNAQNSPMDSRASFENEPMDLSKNDIKPTQNNIPEIPTARESSVLASLASNTAKLPHHQAQWTNGEPMLHTYLTERALQDSKIKQSQLTSSLSKVRKMDVEKSTLSDSLCSMSTSTSKMVSSTKSTIMSSVSSAQVIYSDAKISDIKESEINVKSSVPQEDDISVVRESSVSTSLLNETKGNHTQTHSNAENAKHVVSEYLKHARINHIKTHEDSAQNQNDSPNDDNNLVKLNSDEIAKSDEYNSESETVKLPSLDHDPVARKVVIGAGGVAFKVTKGKDFENTSYSPGRLMEDGRRVCDFCNKTFTKPSQLRLHLNIHYMERPFRCSVCAVSFRTRGHLQKHERSGSHHNKVSMTSTFGAATSFNPRPFRCSDCNIAFRIHGHLAKHLRSKMHVMRLECLFKLPFGTFTEIERAGVSLTDIDTTDCASSLASLQSLARKLHEKDPTKLEYREPNGVTHAGPPAGRESSDEEDNACDISESEKECEVKTVDSNEGQDKDTRVNYSATDI; from the exons ATGCCGCTCACGCAAGAAAAACGGTTAGATAGTAACTTCTCCAACAACAATGACCACAACTATCTTCAtaagaaattcaaaaaaatGGCATCTCCGATTTCCGTGTTTCCCGGAAATCCAAAAGGAGGGGAAACCAGACATAAGGAAACAATTGTATCCACAGCGGCTTGCAGCCTTTCAATATCAAACGGTAGCATCGCTGCGAGTCATCcagaaatagaaaaaattaaaaaagataaacagCATTTAGAAGAGCAGGATGTGGGAAAATatgtacaaattaattataatgatgaaAATAGTAGATtaagtattgtaaataattttgttcaagTAACTGGTCAGACCAGTTTTACTGATGAATTTTCAAATAAGACTGAAAATCTTGAAAACGATTTAATCAAAGAAGCCCACATAGGTGGAGTAGGAGGACGTTATATATGTCCCTACTGTAAATTATCATGTGCCAAGCCTTCAGTTCTTCAAAAACATATCAGAGCGCATACGAATGAGAGACCTTACCCTTGTGTACCTTGTGGATTTGCTTTTAAAACGAAATCCAATTTATACAAACATCGAAGATCAAGAACACATGCTTTAAGATTGCAGGGGGCCGACGTATCGGTTACGCTAAATGATGATGACTTATCAGGAGGTTCTGAAAGTGATACGTCTATTCCGCCTACGTCGGTGTCAGAAACAGGCTCCGATGTTTCTATAGTGCGCACAGAAAATTTGGAATCGAATGATTCTTCAGAATTGATTAACGATAGCATGCAAACTGGTATGAGTTTGTCCTTAATCGAAAACAATAAAtctaaatcaatttataaaccCAAATTTAGGGCAGCGTTATACCAAGACAGAGATGAAAAAGATAAGGTGAAGAAGTCGATCTCATCAAATGCCGATTTTCTTACGGAACATATCTCAAAAATTATATCAGACAATGAAGCTATTGTGGATGTTATAGAAACTccattacaaaagaaatatggcaaaattaaacaaattgcgGAGAGCAAACAATTTATGACTGATCTCACTGATATAAAATCTGAACCATCGCCACTTAATTTGACAAAATCTAACTATGAAAACGAAAGCTCCTTTAGAAAAAGATCTCATTCAGAAAGCTTCTCACAGAATGATCATCAAAAACACCCGTTGAATCCCGAAGGGTCTATAATAAAAGACCtacttttaaaaactaaaatgaacgGATTAACATCAGTGACAGGAGAATTGATCGAAGGGCCTTTGTTTATATGTCCTTTATGCCAGATAATCTATAGAAGTGCAGATAATTTAGAAACACATAGAATGTATTATTGCAAAGGAAGTATCAGCAACAGTCACAGTGTTGGTCAAAAAGATTTGAAGTCAATAAGGCCTGAAAACGTCTTCGTTAGAAGTAATTCGGTTAACGTTCGGTTACCAGAAACAACATCAAACTTTTCACGCACGGTTAATTCTGCAAAATCATCACCTTCTCGAATTAAACCAGACAATCTTATTATAATGAAACCTGAAACAAGTGATATTGTGGCCCCATTGCCGTCGCCTGGACCACTACTTGGTAATACCAGACTTGTAGATACTAGAATACCTAATGACTGCACAAGGAAGAGTGATAGTCTCAAAGTAAAACCGATTGCTAGTCCAAAAAGGAGAATTGACAGTCGGGCTGAAACCTATAGTCCGAGATTAATGGAAAATATATCTCCAAGATCAACCGATATGTACCCACAACCCAAAATACGGTGTATTGACGCAAACTCTGCTACATTAAGAACCATAGATGAAATGGCGCAACATATGAGGCATAATTCAACCTCTCTCCAAATGTTTGGCGGTGAAGTAAAAATTGTTGACCACTCTGGAAGTACAACTACCTTGAGAATTGAACCCAGTAAAAATCAACTATCTCCTATATTAATACAACAAAACCTTTCACCATCAAAACTAGCAAATGATGCCGAAGCAAGTAGCGTCGTTGTTAGGTCCGGTTTGCATTCTGGTGGTACTATAATGCATAATCCGCCAACACCTAAAGAAGTTTTAGGTACGCCGCAGCCACAGACGCCAAGAATTTCAATATCAACCGCACCTTCAATCTCAAATTCCAATTTACCGAATATACATGATATAACACACTTTCAATTTCCACCGCTTAGTGCTATTACAGCATTTAATCCCTTGACTTTACCTCCACTTAGTCCGTCTTCACCAAACGGAGCTACAACGATTATGCATGGTGGAAAGTTAATACCTCACGTACCAGGAATACCTGGCCCGAATACACCAGGCCTATTTGTGGGAAACGCAAATACTCAACCGAAAAGTGTGATAAACAGTGAAGGTAGTAAATCAACTACACAATCTAGCCGCGAAGATTATCAAGTTAATTCTTTACTGAATATTCATTCTTCAAAAGGAGCCATAATTAAATACGAAACACAACAATTTCGTAATAAAAGCAAAAGTCCGAATTTACGACAAACGCAAGATGAAATAGGAACTCAAACACCAACacaagataattttaataatgatgttCCGCATTACATTTCTGCTGTAcctatcattaaaataaagaatgtaGATGAGCCAAACCTAATTTCCAAAACGTTTATATCCGACGGACCTAAGTCAATTCTAAGACAAGACGGAGCTGTTAAAAGGAATTCTGAAGGAGTACCGAGGAGTCCTcttcataaagaaaatatgatttaCACTTCTCAGAAGTTAAAAAACAGGGATAAAAATGGTACTATTGTTTCGACTAGGCTTTTAGAAGCGAAATCGGAGAGAGAATTACGTAATTTCAATTTCgaaaacttaattacaaaagCCGAAATATACAACAATCAAATTCCAAGTTCATCTGaggtccaaaaaaatacaaatgctCAAGAAACGCCAATAACAGTGCAAAATGAACGTTCTGAAACATCTTATTTCCAGAAGAATGTAATTTCAAAACCGATGGCTGAAGACCGAAAGCCCAAATTTTTGAGGCCTTCTACTCTACCATTAAAACCTGGTACATTTACACCTAAAAGGCACCATGGCATTACTCCAAATGCAAACACTATGCCGCTTGTGTCACCAGAGACTCCGCGTCCAGCTAAAGCTTACGGCCAACTTTACTTAAATGGAAATGCTTATACGTATCTGGGATTGAAGTGTTCAACGAAAGTTTTTTACTGTACTATCAATAGGCCGCAACCAACTTATGTTCCGAaccaacattttttatcaatgtaCAGTAATTGGCag TTATTATCCGAGCTGACGCCAGACCCGCTGGGATTGTCAGCATCGTCTGCTATGTCTCTTTATGACTCACGCCATCGACCGCAAACTGTAGCTGTCGCTGTGATTAAACAGGATCTTGTATTGACTCATTCATCACAATGGAATAAAATTCTCAAGGACAACAAACAg gcatTACAAGAACTTGATGCAAAGAAAgctgatgaaaataaatatccgCATAGCGATAATGTAACAACTCCCAAGAAAGAACTGACTGGTGGGTTTGAAAGTAATGAAGAATATACTTACGTGCGAGGCCGTGGAAGAGGACGTTATGTTTGTTCAGAATGTGGTATACGGTGCAAAAAGCCCTCCATGCTGAAGAAACATATTCGCACTCATACCGACGTACGTCCTTACACATGTGTACATTGCGCcttcag TTTCAAGACAAAGGGTAACCTTACTAAACACATGAAGAGCAAAGCCCATTATAAGAAGTGTTGTGAATTGGGAATAAACCCGAACGAGGGCAATGATGCCGAGAATGGAGAAATGGCTCAATGCTCTGGCGAAACGGATGACGACACAGAGTCTGAAGGCGATGAAGGCAATGAAGGAGAGACAGAATCAAGTG ATACAGAGGCTTATAAGTCACGATTACCGGAACATGAAGCAGCTCACTGTTTGTTATCACTGGGAGGATCAAGGCCTACTACTTCAGCAACTCCGGGATTGATAACCAGTGCAAGACCATCGACCTATCCATATACACCAACAGGActagaaaatgtaaatatggAAAGTAGTCAAGAAGTATTAACCAATGCTCAAAATTCACCAATGGACTCTAGGGCTAGTTTTGAAAATGAACCCATGGATCTCAGTAAGAATGATATAAAGCCAACTCAAAATAACATTCCTGAAATACCAACCGCTAGAGAGTCAAGTGTTTTAGCATCACTAGCTTCAAACACAGCTAAACTTCCGCATCACCAGGCTCAATGGACAAATGGTGAACCGATGCTGCATACGTATTTGACAGAGAGAGCATTGCAggattctaaaattaaacaaagccAACTTACCAGCAGTTTAAGTAAAGTAAGAAAAATGGACGTCGAAAAATCAACGTTATCTGATAGCCTCTGTTCAATGAGTACAAGTACAAGTAAAATGGTATCTTCAACTAAGAGCACTATTATGTCATCAGTGTCTTCTGCTCAAGTAATTTATAGTGATGCCAAAATATCAGACATCAAAGAAAGCGAAATAAATGTGAAATCATCTGTTCCACAAGAAGATGATATATCAGTTGTAAGGGAATCTTCGGTTTCAACTAGTTTACTCAATGAAACAAAAGGAAATCACACACAAACTCATAGTAATGCAGAAAATGCAAAACATGTAGTCTCCGAGTACCTGAAACACGCAAGAATAAACCATATAAAGACACACGAAGATAGCGcacaaaatcaaaatgacaGCCCGAATGACgataataatttagtaaaactCAACAGTGACGAAATTGCAAAATCTGATGAATATAATTCAGAATCAGAAACAGTAAAATTGCCATCCTTGGACCATGATCCCGTTGCAAGAAAAGTCGTAATAGGTGCTGGCGGAGTAGCTTTCAAAGTAACAAAAGGAAAAGATTTTGAAAACACTTCGTATTCACCAGGCAGACTGATGGAAGATGGACGAAGAGTTTGCGACTtttgtaacaaaacatttacaaaacctTCACAGTTGAGGTTACATTTAAATATCCATTATATGGAGAGACCTTTTAGATGCAGTGTTTGCGCTGTTAGCTTTCGCACTAGAGGCCATCTTCAAAAACACGAACGTTCTGGATCTCATCATAATAAAGTATCTATGACTTCCACATTTGGAGCTGCTACATCTTTTAATCCTAGACCATTTCGGTGTTCTGATTGTAATATAGCCTTTAGAATACATGGACATCTAGCAAAACATCTACGAAGCAAAATGCATGTAATGCGGCTTGaatgtttattcaaattgcCTTTTGGTACATTTACTGAAATTGAACGTGCGGGTGTCAGCCTAACTGATATTGATACTACCGATTGTGCAAGTTCACTAGCCAGTTTACAATCACTCGCTCGTAAACTGCATGAAAAAGATCCAACGAAACTTGAATATCGGGAACCTAATGGTGTAACACACGCAGGACCTCCCGCTGGCAGGGAGTCTTCTGATGAGGAAGATAATGCCTGTGACATAAGTGAAAGTGAAAAAGAATGTGAAGTTAAGACTGTTGATAGTAATGAAGGTCAAGATAAAGACACGAGAGTTAATTATAGTGCCACAGATATTTAG